The Trueperaceae bacterium genome contains the following window.
TGCTCGCCCTCCGGTCCCTGCAGGCCAAGCGCCCAGGCCTCGCCTGGGCGTCGTTCGCCGCCGTCGCGGGGGCCGGCGTCGCGCTGTTCCTGGCGCGCGACGCGCTCCCCTTCAACGTCGGGGGGCTGGGGGAACGCGTCGCGATTTGGCGGGGGGCGTGGGACGCGTTCCTCGCGCACCCGTGGACCGGGCTCGTGGGTGGGGGCCACACGTTCCTCGAAGGGTGGGACCGGTTCGGAACGACCGGGGAACGGGTGACGCATGCGCACCACCAGCTTCTGGATCTGCTGGCCCGCTACGGGGTGCTGGGGGGCGCCGCCGGGCTCGCCTGGTTCGTCGCCAGCGGCGCCGTACTCCTACGCCGTCGTCACGCCCAGCGGCTCGCCGTTCTCGCGTCGCTCCTCGTCGTCACGACGTTCGACACGACGCTCCTGAGCGCCTTCGTCCTGTTCCCTTGGGTCATGCTCCTCGTCGCACGCGAGGACGGAGAGGACGGATCGTGAGGCGGCACGCCAGCGGGGCCAGCGTCCCCGCGACGCTGCGAGCGGGCGCCAAGCGACTCGCCGTCGTGCCGGCACAGGCCTGGCGCTGGAAGTGGCACCTCGACGCCCGGCACCTCCCGCTCACGGCGGCGCACCGCACCCTGTACGCCACGATCCACCGCGTCACGTTCCGGCGGTTCCTTCGCTTCCCGAACCTTCGCTCCCCTGCGACGTTCAACGACCGGATCCAGTGGCTGAAGCTCTTCGACCAATCGCCGGACGTCATCGAAGGCAGCGACAAGCTGCGCGCCAAGGACCGCATCCGCGCGGTGCTGGGCGACGGGTACGTGCCCGCGACGCTGGCGACGGGCCGATCCCTGCGCGACATCGATCTCGCGAGCCTCCCGAACCGGTTCGTCCTCAAGACCACGCACGACTCCGGGTCCGTGGTGCTGGTGCGCGACAAGCGGTCGTTCGACGCCGACGCCGCCGCACGAACCCTCGACGCCGCCCTCGCGACGCGGTACGGCGCGGACAAGGGGGAGTGGCACTACCGGTGGATCGAACCTCGCGTGTTCGCCGAAGCCTGGGTGGACGCCGCGGGGGACGCGCGCCCGGCGGACTACAAGTTCCACTGCGTGGATGGGACGGTCGCGTTCCTGCAGTACATCGACGGGCGCGACGCCACGCCCCACGAATCGCTCGCCGATCGCGACGGAAGGCCCCTCCCCGAACACCTCGATCCCGCGCTCGGGCAGGGCCCACCGTTTCGCAAGCCGGACGCTTGGAACGACCTCGTCGAGGTCGCCGAGGCGCTCGCCGACGGCCACAAGTACGTCCGCGTCGATCTCTACCTTTCGCACGGCCGCGTGGTCGTGGGGGAACTGACGTTCCATCCGCGAGCGGGGTTCTACCCCGGTCCCGGCCAACGGGCCCTCGGCCGTTTCATGACGTTCGACGTCACGACCTTCCGGCCGCCGGTGACCTCCGTCCCGGAGTCGTGATGCCCAGCCGGTCGGGTGCCCCGAGGAGGCTCTCTCCACGCGCACGCATGCGCTCCGTAGCGCCCACCCCCGCGCGGTACAGTCCCAGGGAATCCCGATGACGTCGCGACGCGCCCCCCACCGCTCCGCCGCCTTCCTGGCCGGCGTCGCGGTCTCGCTCCTCCCCGCCCTCGGACCGATCGGCGCGGCCGTCCTCCTGCTGGCCCGCG
Protein-coding sequences here:
- a CDS encoding O-antigen ligase family protein; the encoded protein is MRNATLAEVGADGTVRPLEPLVPQGMGAEFTWQSDATSGSRHAVWTLSDGASQPTIAVPEAARVPGSRWTLTLRPAPGTAFAVGNVSWSGAAPNPVRPSLRPGLLAGHANTLGHGAAIAAVTGMTLAATASWPFLGSAAGGAAVVLLTGGRAATAAFLVGALVLLALRSLQAKRPGLAWASFAAVAGAGVALFLARDALPFNVGGLGERVAIWRGAWDAFLAHPWTGLVGGGHTFLEGWDRFGTTGERVTHAHHQLLDLLARYGVLGGAAGLAWFVASGAVLLRRRHAQRLAVLASLLVVTTFDTTLLSAFVLFPWVMLLVAREDGEDGS
- a CDS encoding ATP-grasp fold amidoligase family protein, which translates into the protein MRRHASGASVPATLRAGAKRLAVVPAQAWRWKWHLDARHLPLTAAHRTLYATIHRVTFRRFLRFPNLRSPATFNDRIQWLKLFDQSPDVIEGSDKLRAKDRIRAVLGDGYVPATLATGRSLRDIDLASLPNRFVLKTTHDSGSVVLVRDKRSFDADAAARTLDAALATRYGADKGEWHYRWIEPRVFAEAWVDAAGDARPADYKFHCVDGTVAFLQYIDGRDATPHESLADRDGRPLPEHLDPALGQGPPFRKPDAWNDLVEVAEALADGHKYVRVDLYLSHGRVVVGELTFHPRAGFYPGPGQRALGRFMTFDVTTFRPPVTSVPES